A region from the Vicia villosa cultivar HV-30 ecotype Madison, WI linkage group LG3, Vvil1.0, whole genome shotgun sequence genome encodes:
- the LOC131655462 gene encoding probable indole-3-pyruvate monooxygenase YUCCA10 has product MQEFTVVIVGGGPSGLAISALLSQNSISHVILEKEECNASLWRKNAYDRLNLHLASEFCSLPLMPHPSSSPTYLTKDQFLQYIDKYVDHFDIRPRYYRVVESAKYDEVRNKWVIEAKNTIEGTLEVYGAKFLVIASGENSEGFIPNVSGLGQFEGEVVHSKNYKSGSKYKSKDVLVVGCGNSGMEIAYDLHNWGANTSIVIRNPLHVFTRNMIRLGMRLVQYVPIYIVDTIITLQAKFKYGDLSKYGIYRPKEGPLYLKNTTGKSAVIDVGTIEKIKEGAIKVVPAGIKKIMKKNVIFENNVEKEFDAIIFATGYKSVANEWLKDYKYALNEKGFPKNPFPKHWKGDHGLYCAGLARKGLFGVRKDAEAIAEDINQTFKLKN; this is encoded by the exons ATGCAAGAATTCACTGTTGTAATTGTTGGTGGTGGTCCTTCTGGCCTAGCAATTTCAGCTTTACTAAGCCAAAACTCTATTTCTCACGTCATACTTGAAAAAGAGGAATGTAATGCTTCTCTTTGGAGAAAAAATGCTTATGATCGTTTAAACCTCCATTTAGCTAGTGAGTTTTGCTCTTTACCCCTCATGCCACATCCATCCTCTAGCCCAACATACCTAACCAAAGACCAATTTCTTCAATACATAGATAAATATGTCGATCATTTTGACATAAGACCTCGTTATTATCGTGTCGTTGAGTCTGCTAAGTATGATGAAGTTAGAAACAAATGGGTTATTGAAGCAAAAAACACCATCGAAGGTACATTAGAAGTTTACGGGGCAAAGTTTCTTGTGATTGCCTCTGGTGAAAATAGTGAAGGTTTTATTCCTAATGTCTCTGGATTAGGACAATTTGAAGGAGAGGTGGTACACTCTAAGAACTACAAATCTGGTTCAAAATATAAATCAAAAGATGTTTTGGTTGTTGGGTGTGGTAACTCAGGAATGGAGATTGCATATGATCTCCATAACTGGGGTGCTAACACTTCCATTGTTATTCGAAATCCG CTTCATGTCTTCACGAGAAATATGATTCGTTTAGGGATGCGCTTGGTGCAATATGTTCCTATTTATATAGTGGATACAATCATTACACTTCAAGCGAAATTCAAATATGGCGATCTGTCCAAATATGGGATTTATCGTCCTAAAGAAGGACCTTTGTATCTAAAAAACACTACTGGAAAATCTGCCGTTATTGATGTTGGAACCATTGAAAAAATTAAGGAAGGAGCTATAAAGGTTGTTCCTGCAGGTATAAAGAAAATTATGAAGAAGAAtgttatatttgaaaacaatGTGGAGAAAGAGTTTGATGCGATTATTTTTGCTACCGGTTATAAAAGTGTAGCTAATGAATGGCTAAAG gatTATAAATATGCTCTTAATGAAAAAGGGTTTCCTAAAAATCCTTTCCCAAAACATTGGAAGGGAGATCATGGATTGTATTGTGCTGGACTTGCAAGAAAAGGTTTGTTTGGAGTCAGAAAGGATGCTGAAGCAATTGCTGAAGACATAAACCAAACTTTTAAGTTGAAAAATTAA